One Methanolobus sp. WCC4 DNA segment encodes these proteins:
- a CDS encoding DUF4139 domain-containing protein: MVLKKLIYIAALILLVTAAGTFLQTGTETSYDDDINYISHSTVATKANSVASFFEIASAGEMSEDTELTVYNQNIALVKDKRNIDLREGINLVEFVDVASGIDATSVTFEDTENPETFVIEQNYQYDLVSSSKLLDKYLDEEIIVTDMEGITYTGKLLSHSESIVLKTGDGIVTLSEVSKIEYPNAAGLLTKPTLVWQVYSPVSGKRDVLTTYLTDGINWKANYIVRINEDDTEADLDGWVTIDNKAGTTFENAKLKLVAGDVNQVSQPSYNIYDGYESMEVATFAGFFTDISVAEESLFDYHLYTLERTTTLNNNEIKQISLLSSDEILVKKKYVFENDDKIKVMLEINNSEKNDLGTPLPKGVVRVYKSDSQGQLQFLGEDEIDHTPKDEEVEILVGNAFDITGDRRQSYYKRTGDTSEKRTFVIELKNHKEEDVEINVIETFRGEWEILSSSDSFTEIDSSTVEFKVEVPADGEKKITYSVETEY, translated from the coding sequence ATGGTTTTAAAGAAACTAATTTACATAGCTGCGCTTATATTACTTGTCACCGCAGCAGGTACGTTCCTGCAAACCGGAACAGAGACTTCATACGATGATGATATCAACTACATATCACATTCAACGGTCGCAACAAAGGCAAACTCAGTAGCATCGTTCTTTGAAATAGCGTCTGCAGGCGAAATGAGTGAGGATACGGAACTTACCGTATACAACCAGAATATTGCCCTTGTAAAAGATAAGAGGAACATAGACCTTAGAGAAGGAATTAACCTGGTCGAGTTCGTGGATGTCGCTTCAGGCATAGATGCCACATCCGTGACTTTCGAAGATACCGAGAACCCGGAGACTTTTGTCATTGAACAGAACTACCAGTATGATCTGGTCAGTAGCAGCAAGCTTCTGGACAAATACCTGGATGAAGAAATAATAGTCACCGATATGGAAGGGATCACATATACCGGAAAACTGCTCAGCCATTCGGAAAGCATTGTCCTTAAGACCGGTGATGGAATTGTCACACTCTCTGAGGTTTCAAAGATCGAATATCCGAATGCTGCCGGACTACTCACAAAACCGACCCTCGTATGGCAGGTATACTCCCCTGTTAGCGGGAAGAGGGATGTACTCACCACCTATCTTACAGATGGCATCAACTGGAAAGCAAACTACATTGTCAGAATAAATGAAGATGATACAGAGGCAGATCTGGATGGATGGGTCACTATTGACAATAAGGCAGGAACGACTTTTGAGAACGCGAAATTGAAACTGGTTGCAGGAGATGTAAATCAGGTCAGTCAGCCATCCTACAATATATATGATGGATATGAATCCATGGAAGTTGCAACTTTTGCAGGTTTCTTTACAGACATCTCAGTAGCTGAGGAGTCACTTTTTGACTATCACCTGTACACACTGGAAAGAACCACGACACTGAATAACAATGAGATCAAACAAATATCCCTGCTGTCATCTGATGAAATTCTGGTGAAAAAGAAGTATGTGTTTGAAAACGATGATAAGATCAAAGTTATGCTTGAGATCAACAATTCAGAAAAGAATGATCTTGGTACACCCCTTCCAAAAGGAGTTGTCAGGGTGTACAAATCAGATTCTCAGGGCCAGCTTCAATTCCTGGGAGAAGATGAGATAGACCACACACCAAAAGATGAAGAAGTGGAGATACTGGTGGGAAATGCATTTGATATCACCGGAGACAGGAGACAGAGCTATTACAAAAGAACAGGAGATACCTCGGAGAAACGAACTTTTGTTATTGAACTGAAGAACCACAAGGAAGAGGATGTAGAGATCAATGTGATAGAAACATTCCGCGGAGAATGGGAGATATTAAGTTCATCAGATAGCTTCACCGAAATCGACTCATCAACTGTTGAATTTAAAGTTGAAGTACCGGCAGACGGTGAGAAAAAGATAACATATTCTGTGGAAACAGAATATTGA
- the aroD gene encoding type I 3-dehydroquinate dehydratase, with amino-acid sequence MVKIGNFDLDVRPAIVSVIDDDPAENAKAANWLGANVLELRLDLLNFSDLEEAKKTIDRIKANTNLPCIATNRLQSDGGRWEGSEEDRIKLLIDLMPFVEAVDIELSADAEQRNKVIEAAKAAGVTVIVSAHDFNETPSVDEMKTILNNAHEAGGDIAKLAVMASSKQDVLDVLQATADMEKPVCTIAMGEVGKHSRIVAPCYGSRLTYGAIAQAVAPGQIKIHELKSALEILF; translated from the coding sequence ATGGTTAAGATAGGTAACTTCGACCTTGACGTGCGACCTGCGATCGTTTCAGTGATAGACGATGACCCCGCCGAGAATGCCAAAGCTGCAAACTGGCTGGGTGCAAACGTCCTTGAACTGAGACTTGATCTTCTCAATTTTTCAGACCTTGAAGAAGCTAAGAAGACCATTGACAGGATCAAAGCGAACACCAACCTCCCATGTATTGCAACCAATAGATTACAATCTGATGGTGGTAGGTGGGAAGGTTCTGAAGAGGATAGGATCAAACTTCTGATCGATCTCATGCCCTTTGTGGAAGCCGTGGATATAGAGCTCAGTGCAGATGCAGAGCAGCGAAACAAGGTCATCGAAGCTGCAAAGGCGGCAGGAGTGACTGTCATTGTGTCTGCTCATGACTTCAACGAAACGCCTTCTGTTGATGAAATGAAGACGATTCTCAACAATGCACACGAAGCTGGTGGCGATATTGCGAAACTTGCAGTTATGGCAAGCTCAAAACAGGACGTACTGGATGTGTTACAGGCAACCGCTGACATGGAAAAACCAGTATGCACCATTGCAATGGGCGAGGTCGGCAAGCACAGCAGAATTGTTGCACCATGTTACGGTTCACGCCTCACATACGGAGCAATAGCACAGGCTGTTGCACCCGGGCAGATCAAGATACATGAATTGAAATCAGCTCTGGAGATACTCTTTTGA
- the nth gene encoding endonuclease III yields the protein MYAEDVVSRLRELYPRGYFHINKDPFYLLISTVLSQRTRDEVTIPTTQKLFSVFGTVQEMAEADVDEIQELIREVGFYRVKAQRIIDISRIILQDYDGVVPDSMDELLKLPGVGRKTANCVLGYGFEQDVIAVDTHVHRISNRMGLVETSEPDETEKELEKVLSKEDWKDINGLMVLFGQNVCRPVGPKCDECIMDDICPKII from the coding sequence ATGTATGCCGAAGATGTAGTCTCCCGTCTCCGGGAACTGTACCCCCGGGGTTATTTCCACATCAATAAGGACCCTTTCTATCTTTTGATATCGACTGTTCTGTCCCAGCGCACCCGTGATGAGGTGACGATACCAACGACACAGAAGCTTTTCAGTGTTTTCGGCACGGTTCAGGAGATGGCAGAGGCAGACGTGGATGAGATACAGGAACTGATAAGGGAGGTTGGTTTCTACAGGGTGAAGGCTCAGCGTATCATCGATATTTCCCGTATTATCCTTCAGGATTACGATGGTGTCGTTCCGGATAGTATGGATGAACTTCTGAAGCTTCCGGGAGTTGGCAGAAAGACCGCAAACTGTGTACTGGGGTATGGCTTTGAGCAGGATGTGATCGCGGTGGATACTCATGTACACAGGATATCAAATCGTATGGGCCTTGTTGAGACATCAGAGCCGGACGAGACCGAGAAGGAGCTTGAGAAAGTGCTCTCAAAAGAGGACTGGAAGGACATTAACGGTCTTATGGTCCTGTTCGGTCAGAATGTCTGCAGGCCGGTTGGTCCTAAGTGTGATGAGTGTATCATGGATGATATCTGTCCTAAGATCATCTGA
- the tpiA gene encoding triose-phosphate isomerase, with the protein MSSTLIVLNLKTYLEGTGEGAVKVAQACKEVADDSGIEIGVAPQFCDIYRVASQVDLPVYSQSLDPVGAGSFTGHAFVQSIKDAGAVGTLINHSECRLTLANIDASITTAKDAALKTIVCTNNVATSAAAAALGPDYVAVEPPELIGSGIPVSKADPGVVTGSVDAVKRINPAVQVLCGAGISKGEDLAAALELGSVGVLLASGIVKAADPKAALEDLVSKV; encoded by the coding sequence TTGAGTTCTACACTAATTGTCCTTAACCTCAAAACATACCTTGAGGGCACAGGCGAAGGCGCCGTAAAGGTTGCACAGGCATGTAAAGAAGTTGCAGATGACAGCGGAATTGAAATTGGTGTTGCACCACAGTTCTGTGATATATACCGCGTTGCATCACAGGTTGACCTGCCTGTATACTCACAGAGTCTTGACCCGGTAGGGGCAGGCAGTTTTACAGGACATGCATTCGTCCAGTCCATCAAAGACGCAGGCGCAGTTGGAACCCTTATCAACCACTCCGAATGCCGTCTCACACTCGCGAATATCGATGCATCCATCACAACTGCAAAGGACGCAGCTCTCAAAACAATAGTCTGCACCAACAACGTTGCAACTTCAGCAGCAGCAGCAGCACTAGGCCCTGATTACGTTGCAGTTGAACCACCAGAGCTTATTGGCTCCGGCATCCCAGTCTCAAAAGCAGACCCTGGGGTAGTCACAGGTTCAGTTGATGCAGTAAAAAGGATTAACCCTGCAGTACAGGTTCTCTGTGGAGCAGGAATCTCAAAAGGTGAGGACCTTGCAGCAGCTCTTGAACTTGGTTCAGTTGGCGTTCTGCTGGCATCAGGTATCGTGAAGGCTGCTGATCCAAAGGCTGCACTTGAAGACCTTGTGAGCAAGGTGTGA
- a CDS encoding HEAT repeat domain-containing protein produces MPTIKQLTDKGDIISIVRILRSSNNPKTQLESLKAISVLAKKGIVDNTVIDRINEILSNANKNICIQAAFAIGDMAEKGAYKEESLQPLIDLSFGHDSNIRWSTTFALKTLIKCGIFAEDATNFFSEKLHDRFDKVSYNAAFAIGHLAEWGMVDKSTISQLIALLSDKNVVCRKAAAFSLRNLAIKDIYDSTSDSVELKSLKKVLDDSDRSTRIYASETIELLKKKGVCDSVNGKDSNRDVNVKVVASDGNTINIR; encoded by the coding sequence ATGCCAACTATAAAACAGTTAACAGATAAAGGCGATATCATAAGCATTGTACGCATACTTCGTAGTTCAAATAATCCTAAAACTCAATTAGAATCTCTAAAAGCAATATCAGTATTAGCTAAAAAAGGAATTGTTGACAACACTGTTATTGATAGGATAAATGAAATTTTATCTAATGCTAATAAAAATATATGTATTCAGGCTGCATTTGCAATTGGAGATATGGCGGAAAAAGGTGCTTACAAAGAAGAATCTCTACAACCTTTAATTGATTTATCATTTGGACACGATTCAAATATTCGTTGGAGTACAACATTTGCATTAAAGACACTTATTAAATGTGGTATTTTTGCAGAAGATGCGACTAACTTCTTTTCAGAAAAATTACATGATAGATTTGATAAAGTATCATATAATGCTGCTTTTGCTATTGGTCACCTTGCAGAATGGGGAATGGTTGATAAATCAACTATTTCGCAACTTATTGCTTTATTGTCCGATAAAAATGTTGTTTGCCGTAAAGCTGCTGCTTTTTCATTAAGAAATCTTGCAATAAAAGATATTTATGATTCAACTTCTGATTCCGTTGAATTAAAGTCTTTGAAAAAAGTCTTGGATGATTCAGATCGGAGTACAAGAATCTATGCTTCTGAAACAATTGAATTGTTGAAAAAGAAGGGTGTATGTGATTCTGTTAATGGCAAAGATAGCAACAGGGATGTAAACGTAAAAGTTGTTGCTTCTGATGGAAACACCATTAACATCCGATAA
- a CDS encoding bifunctional 5,6,7,8-tetrahydromethanopterin hydro-lyase/3-hexulose-6-phosphate synthase, which translates to MLLIGEALIGEAPELAHVDLMIGNKDGPVGQAFANGLTQLSAGHTPLLSVIRPNLPAKPATLIVPKVTVKNMDQASQIFGPAQAAVAKAVADALEEGAFGDLDVDDIVVVASVFIHPEATDYNRIYRYNYGATKLAVKRAVDGFPDIDTVLKEKDRMGHAIMGFKVSRLWNPPYLQVALDNPNLPVIQNIVSQIPKSDHVILEAGTPLIKRYGVDVVTKLREIRPDAFIVADLKTLDTGNLEARMVADATADAIVVSALAPIATLDKAIEEAHKTGIYAIMDTLNCDDPVAVLKQLKVLPDVVELHRGIDIEETEHAWGNIDDIKALSPKLLVAVAGGVRIDTMPAALKAGADVLVVGRAITNAKDVRQVAEKFIEGLNNPEIDQFRVMTDF; encoded by the coding sequence ATGTTATTGATCGGAGAAGCATTAATTGGCGAGGCACCAGAACTCGCACACGTTGACCTTATGATCGGAAACAAGGACGGTCCTGTAGGTCAGGCATTCGCAAATGGTTTAACACAGCTTTCAGCAGGTCACACACCTCTGCTGTCAGTCATCCGTCCAAACCTTCCTGCAAAACCTGCAACACTTATCGTGCCAAAGGTAACAGTGAAGAACATGGACCAGGCATCACAGATATTCGGTCCTGCACAGGCTGCTGTTGCAAAGGCTGTTGCAGATGCTCTTGAAGAAGGCGCATTCGGTGACCTCGATGTTGATGATATCGTTGTTGTTGCAAGTGTCTTCATCCACCCTGAGGCAACAGACTACAACAGAATCTACAGATACAACTACGGAGCTACAAAATTGGCAGTTAAGCGCGCAGTAGACGGCTTCCCTGATATTGACACAGTACTTAAGGAGAAGGACAGAATGGGTCACGCTATCATGGGATTCAAGGTATCCAGACTCTGGAACCCACCATACCTTCAGGTTGCACTTGACAATCCAAACCTTCCTGTCATCCAGAACATCGTCAGCCAGATCCCTAAGAGCGACCACGTTATCCTTGAAGCTGGTACACCACTTATCAAGCGTTATGGTGTCGACGTTGTCACCAAGCTCAGGGAGATCCGCCCTGATGCATTCATAGTTGCTGACCTTAAGACCCTTGACACAGGAAACCTCGAGGCACGTATGGTAGCAGATGCAACCGCAGACGCAATCGTCGTCTCCGCACTTGCACCTATCGCAACCCTTGACAAGGCTATCGAGGAAGCACACAAGACAGGTATCTATGCTATCATGGACACACTCAACTGTGACGACCCTGTAGCAGTTCTCAAGCAGCTCAAGGTACTTCCAGATGTAGTTGAACTCCACCGTGGAATCGACATCGAGGAAACAGAGCACGCATGGGGCAACATCGACGACATCAAGGCACTCTCACCAAAGCTTCTGGTGGCAGTCGCTGGTGGTGTACGTATCGACACTATGCCAGCTGCACTTAAGGCAGGCGCAGATGTCCTTGTAGTTGGAAGAGCTATCACCAACGCAAAGGATGTAAGGCAGGTCGCAGAGAAATTCATTGAAGGTCTTAACAACCCTGAGATCGACCAGTTCAGAGTTATGACCGACTTCTAA
- a CDS encoding prephenate dehydrogenase, with the protein MKVLIIGGTGEMGQWFTPFFKNHDYEVVVWGSSGKVEVAERMGVEFASDLDAAISTSDIVIVTVPINITERVISETAPKMKSGSLLMDFTSLKVGPTEAMKKYAPKDVEILGTHPMFGPSIPSLHGQIFILTPINGRCDKWFPVMRSLFEDNGAHIEVITPAEHDRFVSVVQGLTHFAYITIGTTFDALDFSVNESRRFMSPVYDIMLDFVGRIIGQNPYLYAYIQMENLEVLKVHDAFMQQCSEMSSIVRKKDVEAFTNKMREAAVHFGDTSSALRRSDKLINSKIAEFEKLLASIGQEIGVKHIYSGVVHTGIVEKVSPRDVVLDGGSRMIPLKIENIYLLDEEELHEWKLENFEHHLRDISVLIPEGANADVIMELVSCNDDIVSIEIIDRYEGVEGTERLSVTFRVMIMGDVEAEKVHQEVERQLKGIGCSIRG; encoded by the coding sequence TTGAAGGTCCTCATCATAGGCGGTACCGGCGAAATGGGACAGTGGTTCACTCCTTTTTTTAAGAACCACGATTACGAGGTCGTTGTCTGGGGCAGCAGCGGGAAAGTTGAAGTTGCTGAGCGAATGGGAGTTGAGTTCGCCAGTGACCTTGATGCTGCAATTAGCACCAGCGACATTGTTATCGTAACAGTACCCATCAATATAACCGAGAGGGTCATCAGTGAGACAGCACCTAAGATGAAGAGTGGAAGCCTTCTTATGGATTTCACGTCACTTAAGGTCGGACCCACCGAGGCCATGAAGAAGTACGCTCCCAAAGATGTGGAGATACTCGGTACTCACCCTATGTTCGGACCATCCATACCAAGTCTGCATGGACAGATATTCATTCTAACACCCATCAATGGACGCTGCGATAAGTGGTTCCCGGTCATGCGCTCACTTTTTGAGGACAACGGTGCACACATCGAAGTGATTACCCCCGCAGAGCATGACAGGTTCGTTTCCGTTGTTCAGGGACTGACACACTTCGCATACATCACCATAGGAACCACCTTTGATGCCCTTGATTTCAGCGTGAACGAATCAAGAAGGTTCATGAGCCCGGTCTACGATATCATGCTTGATTTTGTCGGCAGGATAATCGGACAGAACCCATACCTCTACGCCTACATCCAGATGGAGAATCTGGAAGTGCTCAAAGTTCACGATGCTTTCATGCAGCAATGCAGTGAGATGTCTTCCATCGTCAGAAAAAAGGACGTAGAAGCCTTCACCAACAAAATGAGAGAGGCAGCAGTACATTTTGGAGATACTTCATCAGCACTTCGCCGCTCTGACAAGCTCATAAACTCAAAGATCGCTGAGTTTGAAAAATTGCTGGCTTCCATAGGTCAGGAGATCGGTGTCAAACATATCTACTCAGGTGTAGTGCACACAGGAATTGTCGAGAAGGTAAGCCCAAGAGATGTCGTTCTGGATGGTGGAAGCAGGATGATACCTCTCAAGATCGAGAACATCTATCTTTTAGATGAAGAGGAACTGCATGAGTGGAAGCTCGAGAACTTTGAGCATCACCTGAGGGATATATCGGTGCTGATACCTGAAGGAGCTAATGCAGATGTAATCATGGAGCTTGTTTCCTGTAATGATGATATCGTTTCAATTGAGATCATTGACAGGTATGAGGGTGTTGAAGGAACTGAAAGACTGAGTGTTACATTCCGTGTAATGATCATGGGTGATGTTGAGGCTGAGAAAGTGCATCAGGAAGTGGAGAGGCAACTGAAGGGTATTGGGTGTAGTATTCGTGGATAA
- the aroE gene encoding shikimate dehydrogenase yields the protein MRTVFGVFGDPIAHSKSPDMHNAAFRELDMECTYHAFRVSPENLKDALLGAKAMGFGGVNLTVPLKQEALKIVNADPLAEGIGAVNTVDFKDGMVGYNTDGLGAKRSLEEKGVKIKDSNVLIVGAGGASRAIAFQFAKDGADITIANRTEEKAIELAAGVSAVGSARGCGLDNMKELIADSDILINCTTLGMHPKTEGTIATAEDMHSDLTVFDIVYNPLETTLLKEAKKAGAKAVTGEMMLVYQGAEAFKIWTGVEPPIEVMKQAVLEGF from the coding sequence TTGAGAACAGTTTTCGGCGTATTCGGCGACCCTATAGCACATTCAAAGTCCCCTGACATGCATAATGCAGCTTTCAGGGAACTTGATATGGAATGCACATACCATGCATTCAGGGTCAGCCCTGAGAACCTGAAGGATGCACTCCTTGGAGCAAAAGCAATGGGTTTTGGCGGTGTGAACCTCACAGTCCCGCTGAAACAGGAAGCACTGAAGATAGTGAATGCTGACCCGCTTGCAGAAGGTATCGGTGCAGTGAATACTGTGGACTTCAAGGATGGAATGGTCGGTTACAATACCGATGGACTTGGTGCTAAACGCAGCCTTGAGGAAAAAGGAGTGAAGATAAAGGACTCCAATGTACTGATAGTAGGTGCAGGTGGAGCTTCAAGAGCTATCGCATTCCAGTTTGCAAAGGATGGAGCGGACATCACCATAGCCAACAGGACCGAAGAGAAAGCTATCGAGCTTGCAGCCGGTGTGTCGGCAGTTGGCAGTGCCAGAGGTTGCGGACTTGACAACATGAAGGAACTGATAGCTGACAGTGACATACTCATCAACTGCACAACCCTCGGAATGCATCCGAAGACCGAGGGAACGATAGCAACAGCAGAGGACATGCACTCTGACCTTACTGTATTCGATATAGTGTACAACCCTCTGGAAACCACCCTCTTAAAAGAAGCAAAGAAAGCCGGTGCTAAAGCGGTCACCGGTGAGATGATGCTTGTCTATCAGGGTGCAGAGGCATTTAAGATATGGACAGGTGTCGAACCACCTATTGAAGTTATGAAACAAGCTGTACTGGAGGGCTTTTGA
- a CDS encoding PAS domain S-box protein, giving the protein MQKKPMHSVLIVDDDPPSAKLLETFLSRDYITYVAGTGEEALDIIGSEKIDLVLLDIMMPGMDGYEVCRHIKSSRSTQFIQVIMITALSTRDDRLIGLEAGADEFLVKPVDRLEVLIRVRALLKSKELYDQLVSEKETAQSYFDVSGCMMVALNNDGTVKLVNRKCCEVLGYEETELTGKNWFDMIILPEDREVVSSVFSNMINGNVEEVGEFENIVLTKNGEKRIIRWNNSYLEDVDGNITGTLSSGSDVTEERLTTMKLQASEEKFRSLFENAADAILIFDLDCNIIDANSVASEMLGYDMDELLTMSRHDLIAPEASGSCAARLTDVMDGESSRFEMVYLRKDGIRIPVEMGVRIIGYNGMTSLLCNVRDISERKHSERVLQESEQRFRLLAENANDVIWTLDKSGRFNYCSPSVLKLRGYTPEEVSQQTFDEIFPEEHKNTINEAIQRFYVKLEAGEGHYSEIFEIEQYHKDGHKVWTETIANPVYDDEGNFKFFLGVSRDITERKNAEEEISQYANELARKNEELKTLERMKDEFISNLSHEIKTPLISIKGYSELLYDEALGPVNIRQKKALKTVLDKYDHLSFLMDSLIYMSIVKSGKVHYRLDPTRIVDSLNKVMDYFKVRSQDKALMLLLDVEDGLPLVQADVEYLPYLFRAIIDNAIKFSEDGSKIIIRAFKDEDNVHITVTDFGIGIPEKEIPHIFGRFYQIDGSISRRYGGSGLGLYVSKTIAEIHNGDIWVESDEGKGTTVHVRFPVYRS; this is encoded by the coding sequence ATGCAAAAAAAACCTATGCATTCTGTACTGATCGTTGATGACGATCCTCCAAGTGCCAAACTTCTGGAAACCTTCCTTTCCAGGGATTATATCACTTATGTAGCTGGTACTGGCGAGGAAGCTCTTGACATAATAGGCTCTGAGAAGATCGACCTGGTGCTGCTTGACATAATGATGCCTGGCATGGATGGATATGAGGTGTGCCGCCATATCAAATCTTCCAGGTCGACGCAGTTCATTCAGGTTATAATGATCACTGCCCTTTCGACCAGGGATGATCGTTTGATCGGGCTTGAAGCAGGTGCTGATGAATTCCTGGTAAAACCCGTTGACAGGCTCGAGGTCCTCATACGTGTGCGTGCTTTGTTAAAGAGCAAAGAGCTATATGACCAGCTGGTCTCTGAAAAAGAGACGGCACAGTCATATTTTGATGTTTCGGGCTGTATGATGGTAGCCCTCAATAATGATGGTACAGTGAAGCTTGTGAACAGGAAGTGTTGCGAGGTTCTGGGCTATGAGGAAACCGAGCTCACAGGCAAGAACTGGTTCGATATGATAATCCTTCCTGAGGATAGAGAAGTTGTATCCTCTGTTTTCAGTAATATGATCAATGGAAATGTTGAAGAAGTAGGGGAGTTCGAGAACATTGTCCTCACAAAGAATGGTGAGAAGCGCATCATTCGCTGGAATAATTCTTATCTGGAGGATGTGGACGGGAATATCACGGGAACACTCAGTTCAGGTTCCGATGTGACCGAAGAACGTCTAACGACAATGAAACTGCAAGCTTCGGAAGAGAAGTTCAGGTCATTGTTCGAGAATGCTGCAGATGCCATCCTTATCTTTGATCTTGATTGCAACATCATTGATGCGAATTCAGTTGCAAGTGAAATGCTTGGTTATGATATGGATGAATTGTTGACCATGTCCAGACATGACCTTATAGCCCCTGAGGCTAGTGGTAGCTGCGCTGCCAGACTTACTGATGTAATGGATGGGGAAAGCAGCAGATTCGAGATGGTATACCTGAGAAAGGATGGTATCCGGATCCCGGTTGAGATGGGTGTCAGGATCATCGGGTATAATGGTATGACCTCACTTCTGTGCAATGTGAGGGATATCAGTGAACGTAAACATTCGGAGAGGGTTCTGCAGGAAAGTGAACAAAGATTCCGCCTTCTTGCTGAGAATGCGAATGATGTGATATGGACCCTTGATAAGAGTGGCAGATTCAACTATTGCAGCCCCTCTGTTCTCAAATTACGTGGTTACACGCCTGAAGAAGTGTCTCAGCAGACATTTGATGAGATCTTCCCGGAGGAACATAAGAACACGATAAATGAAGCCATCCAGAGATTCTATGTAAAGCTGGAGGCCGGAGAAGGGCACTATTCTGAGATATTCGAGATTGAGCAATACCACAAAGATGGTCATAAGGTATGGACAGAAACAATTGCGAATCCCGTTTATGATGATGAGGGTAACTTCAAGTTCTTCCTTGGTGTTTCAAGGGATATAACTGAGAGGAAGAATGCAGAAGAGGAGATATCTCAATATGCAAATGAACTGGCAAGGAAGAACGAGGAACTTAAAACCCTTGAAAGGATGAAGGATGAGTTCATTTCCAACCTGAGCCATGAGATAAAGACGCCCCTTATATCCATAAAGGGTTACAGTGAACTGTTATACGATGAAGCTCTGGGTCCGGTTAACATCAGGCAGAAAAAAGCCCTTAAGACTGTACTGGATAAATATGATCACCTGAGCTTCCTTATGGATTCACTGATCTATATGAGCATCGTGAAATCAGGGAAAGTACACTATAGACTTGATCCTACCCGAATAGTGGATAGTCTGAACAAGGTAATGGATTATTTTAAGGTCCGCTCTCAGGATAAGGCTCTCATGCTTCTGCTGGACGTTGAAGATGGTCTTCCTCTGGTCCAGGCTGATGTGGAATATCTGCCATATCTGTTCAGGGCGATAATCGATAATGCCATCAAGTTCAGTGAAGATGGTTCAAAGATAATTATACGCGCATTCAAGGACGAAGACAATGTCCATATCACTGTAACGGACTTTGGAATAGGTATTCCTGAAAAGGAGATCCCGCATATCTTCGGGCGTTTCTATCAGATAGATGGTTCCATCTCAAGAAGATATGGTGGCAGCGGTCTTGGACTGTATGTCAGTAAGACCATAGCTGAGATCCATAACGGGGATATCTGGGTCGAGAGCGATGAAGGTAAGGGAACCACGGTTCATGTCAGGTTCCCTGTATACAGGTCATAA